In Deltaproteobacteria bacterium, a single genomic region encodes these proteins:
- a CDS encoding archease, with amino-acid sequence MTLNKARFTLLDHTADMGIRVTGPTLSHLFENAAQSLMQIMIKERPAANTSVLRLSVSGEDLSDLMVRWLGEIHYLLEGDNTVVMDIDIDSITETRVEATLHVVSFNPEQHEVVTEIKAVTYHQIEVARRGNSWQATVIFDL; translated from the coding sequence ATGACTTTAAACAAGGCACGCTTCACCTTGCTGGACCATACCGCCGATATGGGGATAAGGGTGACAGGCCCGACCCTCAGCCACCTGTTCGAGAATGCGGCCCAATCACTGATGCAGATAATGATCAAAGAGAGGCCGGCTGCAAACACATCTGTTCTCAGGCTTTCAGTCAGCGGAGAAGACCTCTCCGATCTGATGGTGCGATGGCTGGGCGAAATCCATTATCTCCTAGAGGGCGACAACACGGTGGTCATGGATATCGATATCGATTCCATCACGGAAACCCGGGTTGAAGCCACGCTGCATGTTGTTTCCTTCAACCCGGAGCAGCACGAGGTCGTAACCGAAATCAAGGCGGTTACCTATCATCAGATCGAGGTCGCCCGCAGGGGAAACAGCTGGCAGGCAACTGTCATTTTTGACCTGTAA
- a CDS encoding PAS domain S-box protein, whose product MVKNVAHEALQHRIKALEESNKNLAFRNKQLTSLIDNSQMGIVVLDKDMRIVECNEAFERLFLYELDEMKGVLLDDLMADQNHPEEAVSYTTTTLTGKPVQGTGRRRRKDGAFIEVRFNGVPVTVDGEVVGTYGLYEDMTALKAAEKALTETEQAFRALLNAATDPAFLLDPAYRILAVNDAAAKRIGYRPDELIGRHLPDLFSPEIAGIRTANLEKVRKTGKPVRFFESRDNMYFDSHFFPITDENGEVSKIAIFARDITGQHEAEKALKESEEKYRTILESIEEGYYETNLAGDFTFFNASLCRIFGIPENILKDMNYQENTGEEFAKSLYRVFHEVYATGRPDKGAEYEILRDDGTHLYVEVSASLLKDHGGNPIGFRGIIRDIMERKNAERERKRLEAQFHQAQRMEAIGTLAGGIAHDFNNLLMGLQGNTSLMLLDKDPDHPDHDRLKNMEQYIRDAADLTRQLLGFARRGQYVVKSTNLNELMDKSAKMLGRTKKEISIHTKYQEDLWPVAVDQGQIEQVLINLFINAWQAMPGGGDLYLETENVVLDQNDVNALAPVPGRYVKMTVTDTGVGMDQKTLRRIFEPFFTTKGMRRGTGLGLASAYGIVKNHGGFIKAYSELGTGASFTIFLPVGEEEIATRSAQDHDRDEMLRGTETVLLVDDEDTILKIGAELLKKLGYTVILANSGKAAVEMLENTGALIPDLVILDMIMPEMGGGETFDQLKAIDPGLKVLLSSGYSINGQAREILRRGCDGFIQKPFNIYKLSRTLREILDRG is encoded by the coding sequence ATGGTAAAAAATGTGGCCCATGAAGCCTTGCAGCATCGCATCAAAGCGCTTGAGGAATCCAATAAAAATCTGGCCTTCAGAAACAAGCAGTTGACCTCACTGATCGATAACAGCCAGATGGGTATTGTCGTTCTTGATAAAGATATGCGGATCGTTGAATGCAATGAGGCATTTGAACGGCTCTTTCTGTACGAACTGGATGAGATGAAAGGCGTGCTGTTGGATGATCTTATGGCGGATCAGAATCACCCTGAAGAGGCCGTCTCCTATACCACTACGACCCTGACCGGCAAGCCTGTTCAGGGGACGGGACGGCGCAGACGGAAAGACGGTGCATTTATCGAAGTCAGATTCAATGGCGTGCCGGTAACCGTCGACGGAGAAGTGGTGGGCACTTACGGCCTGTATGAGGATATGACGGCGCTAAAGGCGGCGGAAAAAGCCTTGACGGAAACCGAACAGGCCTTCCGGGCCCTCCTGAATGCGGCTACGGATCCGGCCTTTCTGTTGGACCCCGCCTACAGGATTCTTGCGGTCAACGACGCTGCTGCGAAAAGGATCGGATACCGCCCGGATGAACTTATTGGAAGGCATCTCCCTGACCTCTTTTCCCCTGAGATCGCCGGAATCAGAACTGCCAACCTGGAGAAGGTGAGGAAGACCGGAAAACCAGTCAGGTTCTTTGAAAGTCGGGACAACATGTATTTTGACAGCCATTTTTTCCCGATTACCGACGAAAACGGAGAGGTATCGAAGATTGCCATCTTTGCACGGGATATTACCGGGCAACATGAGGCCGAAAAGGCCTTGAAGGAGAGCGAGGAGAAATACCGGACGATCCTTGAAAGTATTGAAGAGGGATATTATGAGACCAATCTGGCCGGCGACTTTACTTTTTTTAACGCGTCGTTGTGCAGGATCTTCGGCATCCCGGAGAATATATTGAAGGACATGAATTATCAGGAAAACACGGGTGAGGAGTTTGCCAAGAGTCTGTATCGCGTATTCCATGAAGTGTATGCGACAGGGAGGCCGGACAAGGGGGCGGAGTACGAGATTTTACGGGATGACGGAACGCATTTGTATGTGGAGGTGTCCGCATCCCTTTTAAAGGATCATGGAGGGAATCCAATAGGCTTTCGAGGCATTATCCGGGACATCATGGAACGAAAGAATGCCGAACGGGAAAGAAAGCGACTGGAAGCTCAATTTCATCAGGCCCAGAGGATGGAGGCCATCGGCACCCTTGCGGGCGGGATCGCCCATGATTTCAACAATCTCCTGATGGGCTTGCAGGGGAATACTTCCCTGATGCTCCTGGACAAAGATCCGGATCATCCCGATCACGACAGACTGAAAAATATGGAACAGTACATACGGGATGCGGCCGATCTCACCAGGCAGCTGCTGGGCTTTGCACGGAGGGGGCAATATGTGGTGAAGTCCACCAACCTGAACGAGCTCATGGACAAGAGTGCAAAGATGCTGGGCCGAACAAAGAAGGAGATCTCCATCCATACGAAATACCAGGAGGACCTCTGGCCGGTGGCGGTGGACCAGGGACAGATCGAGCAGGTCCTGATAAATCTCTTTATCAATGCCTGGCAGGCTATGCCCGGAGGCGGGGACCTTTATCTTGAAACGGAAAATGTTGTCCTGGACCAGAACGATGTCAATGCGCTTGCCCCGGTTCCGGGCCGGTATGTAAAGATGACGGTTACGGATACGGGGGTGGGGATGGATCAGAAAACGCTCCGGCGAATATTCGAACCCTTCTTTACGACAAAGGGGATGCGGAGGGGCACAGGTCTGGGCCTTGCGTCGGCCTACGGTATTGTAAAAAATCATGGCGGTTTCATCAAGGCCTACAGCGAACTGGGGACCGGGGCGTCCTTTACCATCTTTCTGCCGGTCGGTGAGGAAGAGATCGCCACCCGTTCGGCCCAGGACCATGACCGGGATGAGATGCTGAGGGGAACCGAGACGGTGCTGCTGGTGGATGACGAGGATACGATCCTTAAAATCGGGGCGGAGCTTCTGAAGAAACTGGGATACACGGTGATCCTCGCCAATAGCGGAAAGGCGGCAGTGGAGATGTTGGAAAACACAGGGGCCCTGATCCCTGACCTGGTCATCCTCGACATGATCATGCCGGAAATGGGAGGGGGCGAGACATTTGATCAGCTCAAGGCGATCGACCCTGGTCTGAAGGTCCTCCTCTCCAGCGGATACAGCATCAACGGTCAGGCCAGGGAGATATTGAGGCGGGGATGCGACGGCTTTATACAGAAACCCTTTAACATCTATAAACTTTCCCGTACACTTCGAGAGATCCTGGATAGAGGTTAA
- a CDS encoding alpha/beta hydrolase — protein sequence MSQDYHTFKGPNGEFSYIDWGGSGPLAHFSHATGFCAETYTPIAEKLCQRLRVVGMDDRGHGRTPAAAHPQDLKDWNVFADDLERFLSHLKAPVIAIGHSRGAVAGLLLALKRPDMIRALILMDPTILPFSWMWWWFLAKKTGLARFVPIAARAARRNPFWPDRDTLFNTYKAKHPFSSWKKGFLEGYIRGGTAETEDGAIRLSCDPAWESRCFSVCPHTIWRHIPHIHQPILLIYGAASDTFLAPAVKRFHKKAPHAVIRCLDNTSHFVPMERPDQTVEAVFRFLEEERLL from the coding sequence GTGAGCCAGGACTATCACACCTTTAAAGGTCCGAACGGCGAGTTCAGTTACATCGACTGGGGAGGTTCGGGACCCCTGGCCCACTTCTCCCATGCGACCGGGTTTTGCGCGGAAACCTATACTCCCATTGCAGAGAAATTGTGCCAGCGGCTCAGAGTCGTGGGCATGGATGATCGAGGGCATGGAAGAACACCCGCAGCCGCGCATCCTCAAGATCTGAAAGACTGGAATGTCTTTGCAGATGATCTGGAACGATTCTTGAGCCATTTAAAAGCGCCGGTGATTGCCATCGGTCACTCGCGGGGGGCCGTAGCCGGCCTTCTTCTGGCGTTGAAGCGGCCGGACATGATCCGTGCCCTTATTCTCATGGATCCCACGATTCTTCCCTTTTCATGGATGTGGTGGTGGTTTCTGGCCAAAAAGACCGGCCTGGCCCGGTTTGTCCCCATTGCGGCCCGGGCAGCCCGAAGGAATCCGTTTTGGCCCGACAGGGACACCCTCTTCAATACCTATAAGGCAAAGCATCCGTTCAGTTCCTGGAAAAAGGGTTTTCTTGAAGGCTACATTCGGGGGGGAACAGCGGAGACGGAGGATGGGGCTATCCGCCTGTCCTGCGATCCTGCATGGGAATCTCGCTGTTTTTCGGTCTGCCCCCACACTATCTGGCGACATATCCCTCATATCCATCAGCCCATTCTACTTATTTACGGCGCCGCATCAGACACCTTTCTGGCCCCGGCGGTGAAGCGATTCCACAAAAAGGCGCCGCACGCGGTGATCCGGTGTTTGGACAACACCAGCCATTTCGTGCCAATGGAGCGACCCGACCAAACAGTGGAGGCCGTATTCAGGTTCTTGGAGGAAGAGAGGCTTCTGTGA
- a CDS encoding RtcB family protein, with protein MKITLEKIDDYRWLIPQTGAMRVPGLVFANSELIRSIQEDQSLTQVANVAMLPGIVGHSLAMPDIHWGYGFPIGGVAAFDLDEGIVSPGGVGYDINCGCRLMTTLLHGHDIHPLMKDLVSALFRNIPSGVGSRSPIHLSRSEENQVAVTGAGWAVKRGLGTPEDLERTEDHGTLEGADPSVLSDRAVKRGADQLGTLGAGNHFLEIQVVDQIFDREKARQYHLFEGQVTVFIHTGSRGFGHQICDDFLKEMSKSAHGGRASFQLPDRQLACAPLTSDIGRRYLAAMACAANYAWANRQILMHWTMETILKTLSLRPEELGMNLLYDVCHNIAKEEVHLVSGEATRVCVHRKGATRSLPPGHPLLPEIYRATGQPVLIPGDMGTHSYVMAGAPGAMERSFGSSCHGAGRVLSRTQAVKQAKGRAIHRELEDRGIIVQSRGIRTLKEEMPEAYKEISQVVDVVEGANLATKVARVRPVGVIKG; from the coding sequence ATGAAAATCACACTTGAAAAAATAGACGATTACCGTTGGCTGATCCCACAGACCGGGGCCATGCGCGTCCCGGGGCTCGTCTTCGCGAACAGCGAATTGATACGGTCGATCCAGGAGGATCAAAGTCTTACACAGGTGGCAAACGTGGCCATGTTGCCCGGCATTGTGGGCCATTCACTGGCAATGCCGGACATTCACTGGGGATATGGCTTTCCCATCGGCGGGGTCGCGGCCTTTGACCTGGACGAAGGCATTGTTTCACCCGGGGGCGTCGGGTATGATATCAATTGCGGGTGCAGGCTCATGACCACCCTGCTCCACGGCCATGACATCCATCCCCTGATGAAAGACCTCGTCTCTGCCCTGTTCAGGAATATTCCAAGCGGCGTCGGATCGAGGAGCCCCATACACCTCTCCAGATCGGAAGAAAACCAGGTCGCTGTAACCGGGGCTGGCTGGGCCGTTAAGAGGGGCCTGGGCACACCGGAAGACCTGGAGAGGACCGAAGACCATGGCACCCTGGAGGGGGCGGATCCATCGGTCCTGAGCGATCGGGCCGTCAAAAGGGGAGCCGATCAGCTGGGGACCCTGGGGGCCGGGAATCATTTTCTCGAGATTCAAGTAGTCGATCAGATCTTTGACCGGGAAAAGGCCCGGCAATATCATCTTTTTGAAGGCCAGGTGACGGTTTTCATCCATACCGGTTCACGCGGATTCGGGCACCAGATATGCGACGACTTCTTGAAGGAGATGAGTAAGAGCGCTCATGGAGGACGCGCGTCTTTCCAGCTTCCGGACCGACAGTTGGCCTGCGCCCCCTTGACATCGGACATCGGCCGGCGCTACCTGGCGGCCATGGCATGTGCGGCCAATTACGCCTGGGCCAACCGCCAGATCCTGATGCACTGGACCATGGAGACAATTCTGAAGACACTCTCCCTTCGCCCTGAGGAGCTGGGTATGAACCTTCTCTATGATGTCTGCCACAATATTGCCAAGGAAGAGGTTCATCTGGTGTCCGGAGAGGCGACCAGGGTCTGCGTGCATCGGAAGGGTGCTACCCGGTCCCTCCCGCCCGGCCATCCTCTCCTCCCCGAAATCTACAGGGCTACGGGCCAGCCGGTACTCATACCCGGAGACATGGGGACCCATTCCTATGTCATGGCTGGGGCGCCGGGGGCAATGGAGCGCAGTTTTGGCTCCAGTTGCCATGGGGCCGGCCGGGTGCTGAGCCGGACTCAGGCCGTGAAACAGGCAAAAGGGCGCGCCATTCACCGCGAGTTGGAAGATAGAGGCATTATTGTTCAATCCAGAGGCATACGAACACTTAAAGAAGAAATGCCGGAGGCCTACAAGGAAATATCACAGGTGGTTGACGTGGTTGAGGGCGCCAACCTGGCTACAAAAGTCGCCCGGGTGAGACCTGTGGGTGTCATCAAGGGGTGA
- a CDS encoding YHS domain-containing protein: protein MRFLILILLAYVAYRLVRRFLGPVQHPPDQHTEPSPEGGLIDEMVQDPYCKTYIPKRTAVRRVVAGREYFFCSEACADRFEIEAEAHSEN, encoded by the coding sequence ATGCGATTTCTGATTCTCATACTTCTGGCCTATGTGGCATATCGCCTGGTTAGAAGATTTCTGGGCCCGGTTCAACACCCGCCGGATCAACATACTGAACCGTCTCCTGAAGGCGGATTGATCGACGAAATGGTCCAGGACCCGTATTGTAAGACCTATATTCCAAAGCGAACCGCGGTCAGACGGGTCGTGGCCGGCAGGGAATATTTTTTTTGCAGCGAGGCGTGCGCGGACCGGTTTGAAATAGAGGCGGAAGCGCATAGCGAAAATTGA
- a CDS encoding DUF169 domain-containing protein, whose product MDTSELVDKAEFVYNQLRLKTLPVGVKFLKHQADLPEKARRPALFLKKKITICQAMTMARLYGWQMGITGEDVVCILASLAFGFTSAKDPRKEMAESFFESMYKSDMEKTVKEVDQMCFLDRNEYQALLLAPLRKISMVPDTIVLYGNPAQMSRILQAATFDREEKIQGLFGGKVECPEYLIRPLKSGNPRIVIPGPGDRIFSMTGDDEMIFAMPFSFLDRFMLGLRESGKKAGARYPIPYYQNFQPEFPAHYRALGEKYGV is encoded by the coding sequence ATGGACACATCAGAACTCGTGGACAAAGCGGAATTCGTCTATAACCAATTGAGACTGAAGACACTTCCGGTCGGGGTAAAGTTTTTAAAGCATCAGGCGGACTTGCCCGAAAAGGCCCGACGCCCCGCGCTGTTTTTAAAAAAGAAGATTACGATCTGTCAGGCGATGACCATGGCGAGACTATACGGCTGGCAGATGGGGATTACCGGCGAAGACGTCGTCTGCATCCTGGCCTCACTGGCCTTCGGATTTACCTCCGCGAAGGATCCGCGAAAGGAGATGGCCGAATCCTTCTTTGAATCCATGTATAAAAGCGATATGGAAAAGACCGTCAAGGAGGTGGATCAGATGTGTTTTCTTGACAGGAACGAATATCAGGCACTCCTCCTCGCCCCCCTTCGGAAAATCAGCATGGTCCCGGATACGATTGTCCTTTATGGCAACCCTGCCCAGATGTCACGAATATTGCAGGCAGCCACCTTTGACAGGGAAGAAAAGATCCAAGGTCTTTTCGGGGGCAAGGTGGAATGCCCGGAATACCTGATCCGGCCCCTGAAATCAGGGAACCCGAGGATCGTCATCCCGGGACCGGGGGACCGCATATTCTCCATGACCGGTGATGATGAGATGATTTTCGCCATGCCCTTTTCTTTCCTGGACAGGTTTATGTTGGGCCTTCGGGAATCAGGAAAAAAGGCGGGCGCCCGCTATCCCATCCCCTATTATCAGAATTTCCAGCCGGAGTTTCCAGCCCATTACCGGGCATTGGGCGAAAAGTACGGGGTATAG
- a CDS encoding alpha/beta hydrolase: MPVEVINGIDIYYECHGDNKNQDAIVLLHHGFGCTKIWKEIYPALADSGYRILMYDRRGYGRSEEGPGFMDFYVSDRFRSESVAEMRALVSAVGMERFHVIGQCEGGVVAADYALMHPEQVKSMVISSTQCFSTVPMTQKNALDFPKPFSELESELQAKVKEWHGDKAAPLFDQFRRFGGAYGRDIFDLRPVLSSIECPTLVLYPDRSSIFEVEQGVAMYRSLPKGELSVLPRCGHNTYQYRPEDYVRITLDFFDRHDAQGKKPPFEMAGMSCLAVKTPSGN, encoded by the coding sequence ATGCCAGTTGAGGTCATAAACGGAATAGACATCTACTATGAATGTCACGGTGACAATAAAAATCAAGATGCGATCGTGCTTCTTCACCACGGCTTCGGTTGCACCAAGATCTGGAAGGAAATCTACCCCGCTCTTGCGGACAGCGGCTATCGGATCCTTATGTACGACCGGAGGGGGTACGGGCGATCAGAAGAAGGTCCCGGTTTCATGGATTTTTATGTGAGCGATCGTTTCCGGAGCGAGAGCGTCGCGGAAATGAGGGCCCTGGTCTCTGCCGTCGGCATGGAGCGGTTTCATGTCATTGGTCAGTGCGAGGGCGGCGTGGTGGCTGCGGATTATGCATTAATGCACCCGGAACAGGTCAAGAGCATGGTCATTTCGAGCACCCAGTGCTTTAGCACCGTCCCGATGACGCAGAAAAACGCGTTGGATTTCCCTAAGCCCTTCAGTGAGTTGGAATCGGAACTTCAGGCGAAGGTGAAAGAATGGCACGGCGACAAGGCGGCGCCGCTCTTCGATCAGTTCCGTCGATTCGGAGGGGCCTATGGACGGGATATCTTTGATTTGAGGCCTGTTTTGTCTTCAATCGAATGCCCGACCCTGGTGCTGTATCCGGATCGCAGTTCCATTTTTGAGGTGGAACAGGGGGTGGCCATGTATCGCAGTCTGCCCAAAGGAGAATTATCCGTACTCCCGCGCTGCGGTCACAATACCTATCAATACCGCCCTGAAGACTATGTCCGTATCACCCTCGATTTTTTTGACAGGCATGATGCCCAAGGCAAAAAGCCTCCCTTTGAAATGGCCGGCATGTCGTGCCTGGCAGTGAAGACACCTTCGGGGAATTGA
- the fsa gene encoding fructose-6-phosphate aldolase, which produces MKFFIDTANIEEIRQASALGMVDGVTTNPSLVAKEGREFNGLIREICDMVEGPVSAEVVGLDAEGMVKEARDLAGIAENIVVKIPLIEEGLKAVAVLAREGIKTNVTLCFSPIQALMAAKAGAAYISPFVGRLDDISHVGMDLVEQILTIYENYGFDTEVIVASIRNPIHVLDAALMGADIATIPFKVIQQLVRHPLTEIGLEKFLADWKKLG; this is translated from the coding sequence ATGAAATTTTTTATAGATACGGCAAATATCGAAGAGATCAGACAGGCCAGTGCATTGGGCATGGTGGACGGCGTGACCACCAATCCGAGTCTGGTGGCCAAAGAGGGAAGAGAATTCAACGGACTCATCAGGGAAATATGTGACATGGTTGAAGGCCCGGTGAGCGCAGAGGTGGTGGGCCTTGATGCGGAAGGGATGGTGAAGGAGGCCCGGGACCTGGCCGGGATCGCCGAAAATATAGTGGTAAAAATCCCTTTGATTGAAGAAGGTCTGAAGGCCGTTGCCGTATTGGCGCGGGAAGGGATCAAGACCAATGTGACCCTCTGTTTTTCACCAATCCAGGCGTTGATGGCCGCCAAGGCCGGGGCCGCTTACATCAGCCCTTTTGTCGGGAGGCTGGATGACATCAGCCACGTGGGAATGGATCTGGTTGAGCAGATCCTGACGATCTATGAAAACTACGGATTTGATACGGAGGTGATCGTTGCCAGCATTCGCAATCCGATCCACGTGTTGGATGCGGCCCTCATGGGCGCCGACATCGCCACCATTCCCTTCAAGGTGATTCAGCAGTTGGTCCGGCACCCGTTGACAGAGATCGGACTGGAAAAGTTCCTTGCAGACTGGAAGAAACTAGGGTGA
- the folK gene encoding 2-amino-4-hydroxy-6-hydroxymethyldihydropteridine diphosphokinase has protein sequence MIQDPSFAIETAYIGIGSNVGDTLNNCRKAIELIHQINGCTVTGRSAFYRTEPVGATSQDWYVNGVIRIETILGPHELLKSLLSIESAMGRIRRQKWEPRVIDLDILLYGDKIIEESNLRIPHPLMHQRRFVLMPMAQLNPGLIHPVEGRSMSELMDDLSVAGQTVILLSDN, from the coding sequence GTGATCCAAGACCCTTCATTCGCGATTGAGACGGCCTATATCGGGATCGGCTCGAATGTGGGAGACACATTGAACAACTGCCGTAAAGCAATTGAATTGATTCATCAAATCAATGGATGTACGGTGACGGGCAGGTCCGCCTTTTATCGGACGGAGCCGGTGGGTGCAACATCGCAGGACTGGTATGTCAATGGCGTTATCCGGATTGAAACAATTCTCGGCCCCCATGAACTGCTGAAATCCCTGCTATCCATTGAGTCCGCCATGGGGAGGATCCGACGACAGAAATGGGAACCCCGAGTCATCGATCTGGATATTCTTCTCTATGGGGACAAGATAATAGAGGAGAGTAACCTGAGGATACCGCACCCGTTGATGCATCAAAGAAGGTTCGTCCTCATGCCCATGGCTCAATTGAATCCGGGATTGATCCATCCGGTAGAGGGGAGGAGCATGTCTGAACTGATGGACGATCTGAGCGTGGCAGGGCAGACCGTTATCCTGTTGAGCGACAACTGA
- a CDS encoding D-alanyl-D-alanine carboxypeptidase has product MSGPLLKPPSKIGCAFARYGRKTLRAIGLGMALTGVFLVQPPFAGSKQSLPCLANITATDAFLIADPRGRILHRKNEKKKFIPASTLKVLTALAALEQLGPSYRFRTEFYTDVFHNLKVKGYGDPLLVSEVLEELAHVLSSKIHRCRSVILDGSYFSTEIAIPGCNGTTNPYDAPVGAICANFNTVGFQRDRNGKIVSSEKQTPLIPFARDRIRSLGLKPGRHTFLYDSQSAACYAGELLLHFLREKGVACDGSVRSGRVGPDDLLVYTYESVFPLETVVQKMLKSSSNFMANELFLVLGAATYGPPASLTKGIEAVTDFAGTKIGLQNMKIVEGSGISRQNRLSALDMLAVLKRFKPYRRLLTEKDQVYYKTGSLRGIRTRVGYVDDGLGEYYYFVIFFNRPHDKMNAMLDCVKKTVARQR; this is encoded by the coding sequence ATGTCAGGCCCCCTGTTGAAACCCCCCTCCAAAATCGGCTGTGCCTTTGCCCGCTATGGAAGGAAAACCCTGCGGGCGATCGGACTGGGGATGGCGCTCACAGGGGTCTTCCTTGTTCAGCCCCCTTTTGCCGGCAGTAAACAGAGCCTCCCCTGCCTGGCAAACATCACCGCAACAGATGCCTTCCTGATTGCAGACCCGCGTGGAAGGATTCTCCACCGGAAGAACGAAAAGAAGAAGTTCATTCCGGCATCGACCCTCAAGGTGTTGACCGCCCTCGCAGCCCTCGAACAGCTCGGGCCGTCCTACAGGTTCCGAACGGAATTCTATACGGACGTTTTTCACAACCTCAAAGTGAAAGGATACGGCGATCCCCTCCTGGTCTCGGAGGTCTTAGAGGAACTGGCCCATGTCCTTTCGTCGAAAATTCACAGATGTCGATCGGTGATTCTGGATGGGAGCTATTTTTCCACGGAAATCGCCATACCGGGCTGCAACGGGACAACCAACCCCTATGATGCCCCGGTCGGGGCCATCTGTGCAAATTTCAATACCGTCGGATTTCAACGGGACAGAAATGGAAAGATTGTCTCTTCAGAAAAACAGACGCCACTGATTCCCTTTGCCAGGGATCGGATACGGTCTCTGGGCCTGAAGCCGGGTCGCCACACGTTTTTGTACGATTCCCAAAGTGCGGCCTGTTATGCAGGGGAATTGCTCCTTCATTTTTTGAGAGAGAAGGGAGTTGCGTGCGACGGTTCCGTCCGTTCTGGGAGGGTGGGGCCTGACGATTTGCTGGTGTATACCTACGAGTCGGTCTTCCCCTTGGAAACGGTTGTTCAGAAGATGCTGAAATCATCGAGCAATTTCATGGCCAATGAACTCTTTCTGGTCCTGGGCGCTGCAACATACGGGCCGCCGGCGAGCTTGACCAAGGGGATTGAGGCGGTCACGGATTTTGCCGGAACAAAGATCGGACTGCAGAACATGAAGATCGTGGAGGGATCAGGGATTTCGAGGCAGAACCGCCTCTCCGCCCTAGACATGCTGGCTGTCTTGAAGCGATTCAAGCCCTACAGACGTCTCCTCACGGAGAAGGATCAGGTTTACTATAAGACCGGTTCACTCAGGGGAATCCGCACCAGGGTGGGGTACGTAGACGATGGTCTGGGCGAGTATTACTATTTCGTCATATTTTTCAACCGGCCCCACGACAAAATGAATGCCATGCTGGATTGCGTAAAAAAAACGGTCGCTCGTCAGCGTTGA
- a CDS encoding lytic transglycosylase domain-containing protein: MKSFSSQICLAVALALAASLSMAVPAQGEIYRYVDKNGVWHFTNIKTDSRYRIFVPRSRKALGKYLDDYRGIIHQASTQFGIEPHFIQAIIRAESGFDHQAVSSKGAQGLMQLMPGTAGDMEVSDPFDPEDNIFGGVRYLSLLLKRFNDDKILTLAAYNAGPNCVESHKGVPPFPETREFIKRVMRYYETYQAKTR; this comes from the coding sequence GTGAAATCATTTTCTTCACAGATATGCCTGGCCGTCGCCCTGGCCCTTGCGGCGTCGCTCTCTATGGCTGTACCCGCCCAGGGGGAGATCTACCGATATGTGGACAAGAACGGGGTATGGCATTTTACCAACATTAAGACCGACAGCCGCTACCGCATCTTTGTCCCGAGGTCCCGAAAGGCCCTTGGCAAATATCTTGATGATTATCGGGGAATTATTCATCAGGCCTCCACGCAGTTCGGAATTGAGCCGCACTTCATCCAGGCCATTATCAGGGCCGAATCGGGGTTCGATCATCAGGCGGTTTCTTCCAAGGGGGCCCAGGGACTCATGCAGCTGATGCCCGGCACAGCCGGGGATATGGAGGTGTCGGACCCCTTTGACCCGGAAGACAATATATTTGGCGGCGTGCGGTATCTCAGCCTCCTCCTGAAGCGATTTAATGATGACAAGATCCTGACCCTGGCTGCCTACAATGCAGGGCCGAATTGCGTGGAATCTCATAAGGGGGTCCCCCCGTTTCCCGAGACCCGGGAATTTATAAAGCGGGTGATGCGGTATTATGAAACCTACCAGGCAAAGACCCGATAA